A part of Corynebacterium afermentans subsp. lipophilum genomic DNA contains:
- a CDS encoding ABC transporter substrate-binding protein, with protein MKFTRKSLSAIATLSAAMLALAGCSEPTEDTASSNGTSGGNAAEDAAKDSATGSLTLYTSEPEEKVDEIIAAFNEEHPDVDVQVYRAGTGDLKARIEAEKASGSVEADLIWAADAPTFEAFKSEDLLAQLNDVEAGEVIDGAVDPEGYYVGTRIISTVLAYNTSVIDEADAPQSWTDLTDARFRDKIVMPDPAVSGAAAYNATVWMNNDELGEDWLTALGENAPMIAASNGPTSQEIAGGGHPVGVVVDYLVRDLAAQGSPVKEVYATEGSPYITEPIAVFADSKNQSVAELFINFVLSKKGQELAVEQNYLPIIDGVGTPGDAPELDDIALKDADLQTLTDDRARSVEFFQSAMN; from the coding sequence ATGAAATTCACACGAAAGTCCCTGTCTGCAATTGCCACCCTCAGCGCCGCGATGCTCGCTCTCGCTGGCTGCTCTGAGCCTACAGAGGACACAGCGTCTAGCAACGGAACCTCCGGCGGGAATGCTGCTGAAGACGCGGCCAAGGACTCTGCCACCGGTTCGCTCACGCTTTACACTTCCGAGCCGGAGGAGAAGGTCGACGAAATTATCGCAGCGTTTAATGAGGAGCACCCGGATGTAGACGTGCAGGTTTATCGTGCAGGCACCGGTGACCTCAAAGCGCGTATCGAGGCAGAAAAGGCATCTGGCTCCGTGGAGGCCGACCTGATCTGGGCGGCGGACGCACCAACTTTTGAGGCCTTCAAGTCTGAAGACCTGCTCGCACAGTTGAATGATGTGGAAGCTGGTGAGGTTATCGACGGCGCCGTGGACCCGGAAGGGTACTACGTTGGCACCCGCATCATCTCTACCGTTCTTGCGTACAACACCTCAGTGATCGATGAAGCTGATGCACCACAGTCTTGGACGGATCTGACCGACGCACGGTTCCGCGACAAGATCGTCATGCCGGACCCGGCAGTTTCCGGCGCAGCCGCATACAACGCCACGGTGTGGATGAACAACGACGAGCTCGGTGAGGATTGGCTCACCGCGCTGGGTGAGAACGCACCGATGATTGCTGCATCCAACGGCCCGACCTCGCAGGAGATTGCGGGTGGTGGCCACCCGGTCGGCGTAGTGGTGGACTACCTCGTGCGCGATCTGGCGGCACAGGGATCCCCGGTTAAGGAGGTCTACGCCACCGAAGGCTCGCCGTACATCACCGAGCCGATCGCAGTATTCGCGGATTCGAAGAACCAGTCTGTGGCGGAGTTGTTTATTAACTTTGTGCTGTCGAAGAAGGGCCAAGAACTAGCAGTCGAGCAGAACTACTTGCCGATCATTGACGGCGTCGGTACGCCGGGTGATGCCCCGGAGCTTGATGATATTGCGTTGAAGGATGCTGATCTGCAGACGCTGACGGACGATCGCGCACGTTCTGTAGAGTTTTTCCAGAGCGCGATGAACTAG
- a CDS encoding alpha/beta hydrolase has product MSSSIPLLAVPALFLATLGGGVFGASLYEGSAASGSSIGDGSSNVAETFPDPDAKPATLKSVTHIENDVYEVVVYSPSMDREVKNEVILPGGPDNDTPRPTFYLLMGADGAANGWSWRNSSDYQEFFQDKLVNVVTPIGSVSSMQADWYREDNATGRNKWLTYFTKELPPLMDEQFHGTGTDAIAGISMSGGPALHIASLEPERFAAAASYSGCPATSGVLGDTYVRQALKLNGADPRKMWGMSSNPAWMVHSPVLHLGALDNTKLFISAAQGVPGAIDDTKTSSERIGPPVAIESASYACSEYFVDRAQRAGLNVRWYPQVEGTHSWGLFEKSMRKSWGLIGSALDVQPFERETPVTKTPPTEETPQPVGGSAGSSG; this is encoded by the coding sequence TTGTCATCCTCGATTCCACTGCTCGCAGTGCCGGCGCTGTTCCTCGCAACGCTGGGTGGGGGTGTCTTCGGTGCGTCGCTCTACGAGGGGTCGGCGGCAAGCGGGTCGTCGATAGGCGATGGCTCCAGCAACGTCGCCGAGACGTTCCCGGATCCGGACGCGAAGCCCGCGACCCTGAAATCGGTGACGCACATTGAAAACGACGTCTACGAGGTCGTCGTGTACTCGCCATCGATGGATAGGGAGGTCAAAAACGAGGTAATCCTGCCCGGCGGGCCGGATAACGACACTCCGCGGCCCACGTTTTACCTGCTCATGGGTGCGGACGGCGCCGCCAACGGCTGGTCCTGGCGCAACTCGTCCGACTACCAGGAATTCTTCCAGGACAAACTGGTCAATGTGGTCACTCCGATCGGCTCAGTCTCCTCAATGCAGGCTGATTGGTACCGCGAGGACAATGCGACGGGGCGTAACAAGTGGCTCACGTACTTCACCAAAGAGCTGCCTCCGCTTATGGACGAGCAGTTCCACGGCACCGGCACCGACGCCATCGCGGGCATTTCCATGTCCGGCGGGCCGGCACTGCATATTGCGTCGTTGGAACCGGAGCGGTTTGCCGCCGCGGCGTCGTACTCCGGGTGCCCGGCTACCTCCGGTGTCCTTGGCGATACATACGTGCGCCAGGCCTTGAAGCTCAACGGGGCGGATCCCCGCAAGATGTGGGGCATGTCCTCCAACCCGGCGTGGATGGTGCACTCGCCCGTGCTGCACCTCGGCGCGCTGGACAACACGAAGCTTTTCATCTCCGCCGCGCAGGGAGTGCCCGGCGCTATCGACGACACGAAGACGTCCTCCGAACGCATTGGCCCGCCCGTGGCGATCGAGTCTGCGTCGTACGCGTGCTCTGAATACTTCGTGGACCGGGCGCAGCGCGCCGGCCTGAACGTGCGGTGGTACCCACAGGTGGAAGGCACGCACAGCTGGGGCCTGTTTGAGAAGTCCATGCGCAAAAGCTGGGGCTTGATCGGGTCGGCGCTTGACGTGCAACCCTTCGAGCGGGAGACCCCGGTGACGAAGACGCCTCCCACGGAGGAGACGCCGCAGCCTGTCGGCGGGTCTGCAGGGTCGAGTGGGTAG
- the gltX gene encoding glutamate--tRNA ligase, translating to MTDSSMRVRFCPSPTGTPHVGMVRTALFNWAQARHSGGTFVFRIEDTDAARDSEESYQAIIESLEWLGLTWDEGINVGGPHEPYRQSQRSEIYTDVLNKLIEAGEVYPAYSTNEEVQERHKAAGRDPQLGYDNFDRDLTQEQIDAFEAEGRKPVWRLRMPDQDWTWNDLVRGEVTFKSETQPDFVVARSNGAPLYTLVNPVDDALMGITHVLRGEDLLSSTPRQMALYEALKRVGVADFTPEFGHLPFVMGQGNKKLSKRDPESNLFNHRDNGIIPEGMINYLALLGWSLSADQDIFSVDEFVNAFDVNDVLGNPARFDQKKLEAINADHIRLLDPEDFRDRLRAYLTEHTDFPEDYPADKFAIAADLVQTRIKVLSEGYNLLKFLVTADEDLELDEKSAKKNLKDTAIEPLDAGIAALEAVEEWTTPNIEAALNKALIDDLGLKPRVAFGALRVGATGAAVSPPLFESMELLGRESTLKRLRAAREVTPYQPAE from the coding sequence ATGACTGACTCTTCAATGCGTGTACGTTTTTGCCCGTCACCCACCGGAACCCCGCACGTGGGCATGGTGCGCACGGCACTGTTCAACTGGGCGCAGGCGCGCCACTCCGGCGGCACGTTTGTGTTCCGCATCGAGGACACGGATGCCGCGCGTGACTCGGAGGAGAGCTACCAGGCGATCATCGAGTCGCTGGAGTGGCTGGGCCTGACCTGGGATGAAGGCATCAATGTGGGCGGCCCGCACGAGCCGTACCGCCAGTCCCAGCGTTCTGAGATCTACACGGACGTTTTGAATAAGCTCATCGAGGCCGGCGAGGTGTACCCGGCGTACTCCACGAACGAAGAGGTCCAGGAGCGTCACAAGGCCGCCGGCCGCGACCCGCAGCTGGGCTACGACAACTTCGACCGCGACCTGACGCAGGAGCAGATCGACGCGTTCGAGGCTGAAGGTCGCAAGCCGGTGTGGCGCCTGCGTATGCCGGACCAGGACTGGACCTGGAACGACTTGGTGCGCGGCGAGGTGACGTTCAAGTCCGAAACGCAGCCGGACTTCGTGGTCGCCCGCTCCAACGGCGCACCGCTGTACACGCTGGTCAACCCTGTCGATGACGCGCTGATGGGCATCACCCACGTCCTGCGCGGCGAGGACCTGCTGTCGTCCACCCCGCGCCAGATGGCGCTGTACGAGGCGCTCAAGCGCGTCGGCGTCGCAGACTTCACCCCCGAGTTCGGCCACCTGCCGTTCGTGATGGGCCAGGGCAACAAGAAGCTGTCCAAGCGCGACCCGGAGTCGAACCTGTTCAACCACCGGGACAACGGCATCATCCCGGAGGGCATGATCAACTACCTGGCGCTTTTGGGTTGGTCCCTGTCCGCGGACCAGGACATCTTCAGCGTCGACGAGTTTGTCAATGCCTTCGACGTCAACGACGTGCTGGGCAACCCGGCCCGCTTCGACCAGAAGAAGCTCGAGGCCATCAACGCCGACCACATCCGCCTGCTCGACCCGGAGGACTTCCGCGACCGTCTCCGTGCGTACCTGACTGAGCACACGGACTTCCCGGAGGACTACCCGGCCGACAAGTTCGCCATTGCTGCGGACCTGGTGCAAACGCGCATCAAGGTGCTGTCCGAGGGCTACAACCTGCTGAAGTTCCTGGTCACCGCCGACGAGGACCTGGAGCTGGACGAGAAGAGCGCGAAGAAGAACCTCAAGGACACCGCCATCGAGCCGCTGGACGCGGGCATCGCCGCGCTGGAAGCGGTGGAGGAGTGGACCACGCCCAACATCGAGGCGGCGTTGAACAAGGCGCTTATCGACGACCTCGGGCTGAAGCCCCGCGTCGCGTTCGGTGCCCTGCGCGTTGGCGCGACCGGCGCGGCAGTGTCTCCGCCGCTGTTCGAGTCTATGGAGCTGCTGGGACGCGAGTCCACGCTGAAGCGTCTCCGTGCCGCTCGAGAGGTGACTCCCTACCAGCCGGCGGAGTAG
- a CDS encoding alpha/beta hydrolase family esterase — protein sequence MKIVKSLAGGLAALLIAGSAVAPVQAGAQDMSSQINGQVNRAINDANRAATDAVNQANAEWNKFVKMANDTIPGSSALPRNPLPAPAPVPAPWTPQVPAPVANGTNGEIHAAGRSYLIWVPRGYNPANPTPVMVGYSAYQDSTENFRNYSRLRESSVGRDAIIVYPRAIGTSWEGSPTAVTRPGQDIAYVRAMIDDVQRYYNIDRRRIYATGMSTGGGMAAVSACHMADLFAGVAGVSGAYYAPVNRGCQNLPIAFMALHGMNDTLTPYYGTTRRGQRVLPVPELFGSYAARNGCGPGLNRAPLYNATRVSARGCRKGVEVIQVHGSNHYWWYSPSAADEMWAFLSRHSK from the coding sequence GTGAAAATTGTGAAAAGCCTTGCAGGTGGTCTCGCTGCCTTGCTCATCGCAGGTAGTGCGGTCGCCCCGGTGCAGGCTGGGGCCCAAGATATGTCGTCCCAAATCAACGGACAGGTCAACCGTGCGATCAACGACGCTAACCGCGCCGCCACCGACGCTGTGAACCAGGCCAACGCCGAGTGGAACAAGTTCGTCAAAATGGCCAACGACACCATCCCCGGCAGCTCGGCTCTTCCGCGCAATCCGCTGCCCGCGCCTGCGCCGGTGCCTGCGCCCTGGACGCCACAAGTACCCGCACCAGTGGCTAACGGCACCAACGGCGAAATCCACGCCGCAGGACGCAGCTACCTCATCTGGGTGCCGCGGGGCTACAACCCGGCGAACCCGACGCCGGTGATGGTGGGCTACTCCGCCTACCAAGACTCCACCGAGAACTTCCGCAACTACTCCCGACTGCGCGAATCCTCCGTCGGGCGCGACGCCATAATCGTCTATCCGCGCGCTATCGGTACATCCTGGGAAGGCTCGCCGACCGCAGTCACCCGGCCCGGGCAGGACATCGCATACGTGCGCGCAATGATCGACGACGTACAGCGCTACTACAACATCGACCGCCGCCGCATCTACGCCACCGGCATGTCCACCGGCGGCGGCATGGCAGCCGTTTCCGCCTGCCACATGGCAGACCTCTTCGCCGGCGTCGCAGGCGTATCCGGTGCGTACTACGCGCCGGTGAACCGGGGTTGCCAGAACCTGCCGATCGCATTCATGGCGTTGCACGGCATGAACGACACCCTCACCCCGTACTACGGCACCACCCGACGCGGCCAGCGCGTCCTGCCGGTGCCGGAGCTATTCGGCTCCTACGCCGCCCGCAATGGCTGCGGCCCCGGCCTCAACCGCGCCCCGCTGTACAACGCCACCCGCGTCTCCGCCCGCGGCTGCCGCAAGGGCGTCGAAGTGATCCAGGTGCACGGCTCCAACCACTACTGGTGGTACTCGCCGTCCGCCGCCGACGAAATGTGGGCGTTCCTTTCCCGCCACTCCAAGTAG